A part of Scophthalmus maximus strain ysfricsl-2021 chromosome 20, ASM2237912v1, whole genome shotgun sequence genomic DNA contains:
- the cercam gene encoding procollagen galactosyltransferase 2 isoform X2: MLKEWLTVMQKYYHYVEWRPMDQPTSYAGELGPKHWPNSRYEYVMKLKQAALNFARKRWADYILYADTDNILTNPETLNLMIAENKSVIAPMLDSQGAYSNYWCGITPQGYYRRTAEYFPTRHRHRLGCFPVPMVHSTVLLDLRKEGMKKLAFFPPREDYSWPYDDIIVFAFSCRAAEIQMYLCNKERYGFLNVPSSPHHTLEDDRLNFVHVHLESMIDGPPMHPSRFVHTLIKQRDLMGFDEIYLINLRRRLDRRDRMLFSLNELEIDVKVVDAVDGNALNSSDIKILGVDLLPGYYDPFSGRTLTKGEVGCFLSHYFIWKEMVDVQMDKALVLEDDVRFQANFKRRVLRLMEEVEQVELDWDIIYFGRKQVNPGNEEAVENVHNLVLAGYSYWTLSYAISLQGAQKLLNAEPLSKMLPVDEFLPIMYDKHPNEDYKSHFPNRNLRAFSTHPLLVQPCHYAGDPEWVSDTETSTLWDDDAVRTDWRGSHKTLKGSAPPSEMLSVSYRDEL, translated from the exons ATGCTGAAAGAGTGGCTCACTGTCATGCAGAAATATTACCATTATGTCGAGTGGAGACCAATGGACCAGCCCAC GTCCTATGCAGGAGAGCTGGGTCCTAAGCACTGGCCCAACAGCAGATACGAGTATGTGATGAAGCTGAAGCAGGCGGCACTGAACTTCGCCAGGAAACGCTGGGCCGACTACATCCTG TACGCCGACACCGACAATATCCTCACCAACCCTGAAACCCTCAACCTGATGATCGCGGAGAACAAGTCGGTCATCGCTCCCATGCTGGATTCGCAGGGGGCCTACTCGAACTACTGGTGTGGTATCACTCCGCAG GGATACTATCGTCGAACGGCAGAATACTTCCCCACCCGTCACCGGCACAGACTGGGCTGCTTCCCGGTGCCCATGGTCCACTCCACCGTCCTGCTGGACCTCAGGAAGGAGGGCATGAAGAAGCTGGCTTTCTTCCCTCCTCGCGAGGACTACTCGTGGCCCTACGACGACATCATCGTGTTCGCCTTCTCCTGTCGAGCTGCAG AGATACAGATGTACCTGTGTAACAAGGAGCGCTACGGCTTCCTGAACGTGCCGTCCAGTCCCCACCACACCTTGGAGGACGACCGCCTCAACTTTGTTCACGTCCACCTGGAGTCCATGA TTGATGGCCCTCCCATGCACCCCTCTCGCTTTGTCCACACGTTGATCAAACAGAGAGACCTCATGGGCTTCGATGAG ATATATCTGATAAATCTGCGGCGCCGCCTCGACCGCCGAGACCGGATGCTGTTCTCTCTGAACGAGCTGGAGATTGATGTCAAGGTGGTGGATGCCGTGGACGGAAA tGCACTGAACAGCAGTGACATTAAGATCCTGGGTGTTGACCTGCTGCCAGGCTACTACGACCCGTTCTCCGGTCGCACCCTGACTAAAGGAGAAGTTGGCTGCTTCCTCAGCCACTACTTCATCtggaaggag ATGGTGGACGTGCAGATGGACAAAGCGCTCGTTCTTGAGGACGACGTCCGTTTCCAGGCCAACTTCAAGCGACGCGTCCTCaggctgatggaggaggtggagcaggtggagctggATTGGGACATCAT ATATTTTGGCAGGAAGCAGGTGAATCCTGGCAACGAAGAGGCGGTGGAGAACGTTCATAACTTGGTGTTGGCGGGCTACTCGTACTGGACCCTGTCGTATGCCATCTCCCTACAGGGAGCCCAAAAGCTGCTCAACGCTGAGCCGCTTTCCAAGATGCTGCCTGTCGATGAGTTCCTCCCCATCATGTATGACAAACATCCCAA tgaggacTACAAGTCCCATTTCCCCAACAGAAACCTGCGAGCCTTCAGTACACACCCCCTCCTGGTCCAGCCGTGTCACTACGCCGGGGATCCCGAGTGGGTGAGCGACACGGAGACGTCCACTCTGTGGGACGATGACGCAGTACGCACCGACTGGAGGGGTTCCCACAAGACCCTGAAGGGGTCTGCGCCGCCGTCCGAGATGCTGTCGGTTTCCTACAGGGATGAACTTTAG
- the cercam gene encoding procollagen galactosyltransferase 2 isoform X1 → MLLLSLAFAALVSRAGPFFSEERYPEESRVQPPTVVIAIVARNAAHSLPYYLGALERLNYPRGRISVWAATDHNADNTTAMLKEWLTVMQKYYHYVEWRPMDQPTSYAGELGPKHWPNSRYEYVMKLKQAALNFARKRWADYILYADTDNILTNPETLNLMIAENKSVIAPMLDSQGAYSNYWCGITPQGYYRRTAEYFPTRHRHRLGCFPVPMVHSTVLLDLRKEGMKKLAFFPPREDYSWPYDDIIVFAFSCRAAEIQMYLCNKERYGFLNVPSSPHHTLEDDRLNFVHVHLESMIDGPPMHPSRFVHTLIKQRDLMGFDEIYLINLRRRLDRRDRMLFSLNELEIDVKVVDAVDGNALNSSDIKILGVDLLPGYYDPFSGRTLTKGEVGCFLSHYFIWKEMVDVQMDKALVLEDDVRFQANFKRRVLRLMEEVEQVELDWDIIYFGRKQVNPGNEEAVENVHNLVLAGYSYWTLSYAISLQGAQKLLNAEPLSKMLPVDEFLPIMYDKHPNEDYKSHFPNRNLRAFSTHPLLVQPCHYAGDPEWVSDTETSTLWDDDAVRTDWRGSHKTLKGSAPPSEMLSVSYRDEL, encoded by the exons ATGTTGCTCCTGTCGCTGGCCTTCGCCGCCTTGGTGTCCCGGGCCGGCCCCTTCTTTTCGGAGGAGAGGTATCCGGAGGAGTCCCGGGTGCAGCCTCCCACCGTGGTCATCGCGATCGTAGCCCGGAACGCGGCGCACTCGCTGCCGTACTACCTCGGCGCCCTGGAGAGACTCAACTACCCCCGGGGCCGCATCTCCGTGTG GGCTGCCACGGACCACAACGCCGACAACACCACGGCCATGCTGAAAGAGTGGCTCACTGTCATGCAGAAATATTACCATTATGTCGAGTGGAGACCAATGGACCAGCCCAC GTCCTATGCAGGAGAGCTGGGTCCTAAGCACTGGCCCAACAGCAGATACGAGTATGTGATGAAGCTGAAGCAGGCGGCACTGAACTTCGCCAGGAAACGCTGGGCCGACTACATCCTG TACGCCGACACCGACAATATCCTCACCAACCCTGAAACCCTCAACCTGATGATCGCGGAGAACAAGTCGGTCATCGCTCCCATGCTGGATTCGCAGGGGGCCTACTCGAACTACTGGTGTGGTATCACTCCGCAG GGATACTATCGTCGAACGGCAGAATACTTCCCCACCCGTCACCGGCACAGACTGGGCTGCTTCCCGGTGCCCATGGTCCACTCCACCGTCCTGCTGGACCTCAGGAAGGAGGGCATGAAGAAGCTGGCTTTCTTCCCTCCTCGCGAGGACTACTCGTGGCCCTACGACGACATCATCGTGTTCGCCTTCTCCTGTCGAGCTGCAG AGATACAGATGTACCTGTGTAACAAGGAGCGCTACGGCTTCCTGAACGTGCCGTCCAGTCCCCACCACACCTTGGAGGACGACCGCCTCAACTTTGTTCACGTCCACCTGGAGTCCATGA TTGATGGCCCTCCCATGCACCCCTCTCGCTTTGTCCACACGTTGATCAAACAGAGAGACCTCATGGGCTTCGATGAG ATATATCTGATAAATCTGCGGCGCCGCCTCGACCGCCGAGACCGGATGCTGTTCTCTCTGAACGAGCTGGAGATTGATGTCAAGGTGGTGGATGCCGTGGACGGAAA tGCACTGAACAGCAGTGACATTAAGATCCTGGGTGTTGACCTGCTGCCAGGCTACTACGACCCGTTCTCCGGTCGCACCCTGACTAAAGGAGAAGTTGGCTGCTTCCTCAGCCACTACTTCATCtggaaggag ATGGTGGACGTGCAGATGGACAAAGCGCTCGTTCTTGAGGACGACGTCCGTTTCCAGGCCAACTTCAAGCGACGCGTCCTCaggctgatggaggaggtggagcaggtggagctggATTGGGACATCAT ATATTTTGGCAGGAAGCAGGTGAATCCTGGCAACGAAGAGGCGGTGGAGAACGTTCATAACTTGGTGTTGGCGGGCTACTCGTACTGGACCCTGTCGTATGCCATCTCCCTACAGGGAGCCCAAAAGCTGCTCAACGCTGAGCCGCTTTCCAAGATGCTGCCTGTCGATGAGTTCCTCCCCATCATGTATGACAAACATCCCAA tgaggacTACAAGTCCCATTTCCCCAACAGAAACCTGCGAGCCTTCAGTACACACCCCCTCCTGGTCCAGCCGTGTCACTACGCCGGGGATCCCGAGTGGGTGAGCGACACGGAGACGTCCACTCTGTGGGACGATGACGCAGTACGCACCGACTGGAGGGGTTCCCACAAGACCCTGAAGGGGTCTGCGCCGCCGTCCGAGATGCTGTCGGTTTCCTACAGGGATGAACTTTAG